A segment of the Streptococcus dysgalactiae subsp. dysgalactiae genome:
GATAAAGCCTTCAAACTCTCTGCTGTAAAACTCATCCTTGAGGAAGAGCAGTCTGTAAAAATGGTTAGTTCAACTTTAGAAATTCATCCCAATAGTCTTTATCGATGGGTTCAAGGATATGAAAAATATGGAGAAAGTGCGTTCCCAGGACACGGGAGCGCACTTCGTCATGCTCAATTTGAGATAAAAAAACTTGAAAAAGAGAACAAACTGCTACAGGAGGAATTAGCTCTTCTAAAAAAGTTCCAGGTCTTCTTGAAGCCAAACCGGAAATAAAATTTCGGTTTCTGAAGGAAAATAGTGTTAGCTTGAATAGTCATCACGCCTGTCAAACTTTTCAAGTTTCCCGTTCAGGTTTCTATGCTTATTTAAAACGTCGTCCATCTTCAAGGCATGTTGAGAATGAAGCCTTGAAGGAAATGATTAAAGCCATTTTCTATGAACATAAAGAGCGTTACGGAAGTGTACGAATTACCCAAGAACTTTGTAGACGTGGCATGCATGTCAATCATAAACGTGTTGGTAGACTCCTTCATCAGTTAGGTCTCTATGCTAAAGGAAGTCGATATAACTATAAATACTATAACCGTCGATTTTCTTCATTAACTCGTCCCAATCTTGTTAATCAATGTTTCCAAGCGACTGGTAAGA
Coding sequences within it:
- a CDS encoding IS3 family transposase (programmed frameshift), with amino-acid sequence MPRKTFDKAFKLSAVKLILEEEQSVKMVSSTLEIHPNSLYRWVQGYEKYGESAFPGHGSALRHAQFEIKKLEKENKLLQEELALPKKVPGLLEAKPEIKFRFLKENSVSLNSHHACQTFQVSRSGFYAYLKRRPSSRHVENEALKEMIKAIFYEHKERYGSVRITQELCRRGMHVNHKRVGRLLHQLGLYAKGSRYNYKYYNRRFSSLTRPNLVNQCFQATGKNKLWLGDLTYIPTQERILYLSVFIDVYSRKIVGWAMGRRKQDKLVTEAFNQAYDREKPKEGVIVHTDQGSQYTGARFQALLRRKKCKSSMSRKGNPYDNALMEAFYKTLKRELVNDAHFATIEQAQLEIFKYIETYYNPKRLHSALGYLSPVEFEKIVTN